Proteins from a genomic interval of Mycolicibacterium grossiae:
- the speB gene encoding agmatinase has product MSHGHHHEDPDAPRRELPPGLAEQLDLPYAGMASFGHRPFLTETEQLESWRPDVAIVGAPFDVATTNRPGARFGPRAIRATAYEPGTYHMDLGLEIFDWLEVVDFGDAYCPHGLTEVSHNNIRERVQAVASRGIVPVVLGGDHSITWPSATAVADVHGYGNVGIVHFDAHADTADIIDGNLASHGTPMRRLIESGAVPGTHFVQVGLRGYWPPQDTFEWMQEQGMVWHTMQEIWERGFKAVMVDAVGEALAKADKLYLSVDIDVLDPAHAPGTGTPEPGGITSADLLRMVRQLCREHDVAGVDVVEVAPAYDHAELTVNAAHRVVFEALAGMAARRRDAAGATPGPPGR; this is encoded by the coding sequence ATGAGCCACGGCCACCACCACGAGGATCCCGACGCGCCACGGCGGGAGCTGCCCCCGGGGCTGGCCGAGCAGCTCGACCTGCCCTACGCCGGCATGGCCTCCTTCGGGCACCGGCCGTTCCTCACCGAGACCGAGCAGCTGGAATCGTGGCGCCCCGACGTCGCCATCGTCGGCGCGCCGTTCGACGTCGCGACGACCAACCGGCCGGGGGCGCGCTTCGGCCCGCGTGCGATCCGCGCCACCGCCTACGAGCCGGGCACCTATCACATGGACCTCGGCCTGGAGATCTTCGACTGGCTGGAGGTCGTCGACTTCGGCGACGCCTACTGTCCGCACGGCCTGACCGAGGTGTCGCACAACAACATTCGCGAGCGTGTCCAAGCCGTCGCCTCGCGCGGCATCGTGCCCGTCGTGCTCGGCGGGGACCACTCGATCACCTGGCCGTCGGCCACGGCGGTCGCCGACGTCCACGGCTACGGCAACGTCGGCATCGTGCACTTCGACGCGCACGCCGACACCGCGGACATCATCGACGGGAACCTCGCAAGCCACGGCACGCCGATGCGGCGGCTGATCGAATCGGGTGCCGTGCCCGGCACGCACTTCGTGCAGGTCGGGCTGCGCGGCTACTGGCCGCCGCAGGACACGTTCGAGTGGATGCAGGAGCAGGGCATGGTGTGGCACACCATGCAGGAGATCTGGGAGCGCGGCTTCAAGGCCGTCATGGTTGATGCCGTCGGCGAGGCGTTGGCGAAGGCCGACAAGCTGTACCTCTCCGTCGACATCGACGTGCTCGACCCGGCGCACGCACCGGGCACCGGCACACCGGAACCGGGCGGCATCACCAGCGCCGACCTGCTGCGCATGGTGCGTCAGCTGTGCCGTGAGCACGACGTCGCCGGGGTCGACGTGGTCGAGGTCGCCCCGGCCTACGACCACGCCGAACTGACCGTCAACGCCGCGCACCGGGTGGTGTTCGAGGCGCTCGCCGGCATGGCGGCGCGGCGCCGCGACGCCGCCGGTGCGACGCCGGGGCCGCCCGGCAGGTGA
- a CDS encoding acyl-CoA thioesterase, with the protein MPFALPVVPRYMEVDQQGVVFNGHYLTWFDEAATALFDHLGVSFPDLAADGYDMQVVHADVDYLAPVRWRDAVRIPVQCSRIGTTSFTLGFEVWRRGSGDDTERLAVRGANVYVVVSNRDWTKRAIPEVLASALRAAAASTTSVAPQGVRTDGTLTP; encoded by the coding sequence ATGCCGTTCGCCCTGCCCGTCGTGCCGCGCTACATGGAAGTGGATCAGCAGGGGGTGGTCTTCAACGGGCACTACCTGACGTGGTTCGACGAAGCGGCCACGGCGCTGTTCGACCACCTCGGCGTCTCGTTCCCCGATCTCGCGGCCGACGGCTACGACATGCAGGTGGTGCATGCCGACGTCGACTACCTCGCGCCGGTGCGGTGGCGTGACGCGGTCCGAATTCCGGTGCAGTGCAGTCGCATCGGCACGACGAGCTTCACGCTCGGCTTCGAGGTGTGGCGCCGCGGTTCGGGTGACGACACCGAACGCCTCGCGGTGCGCGGGGCGAACGTCTACGTGGTGGTGTCCAATCGGGACTGGACCAAGCGCGCCATTCCGGAGGTGCTCGCCTCGGCCCTGCGGGCGGCCGCCGCGTCCACGACATCCGTTGCGCCGCAGGGTGTGCGAACGGACGGTACTCTCACCCCATGA
- a CDS encoding threonine ammonia-lyase: protein MDLISLDDVRAAADRIRGSVVRTPLVPAPWADPERPLWIKPENLQAIGAFKVRGAFNAIAALDHPTRAGGVVAYSSGNHAQAVAHAAAHYGIRAWIVMPEETPPVKVAATRTWGAEVVLCGAGERERVAEQLVADTGAVLIPPFDHPDVIAGQGTIGLEIAEDLPGLDVLLVPVSGGGLASGIGTAVKALCPRARVIGVEPELAADTAAGLAAGRRVDWSITDRNRTIADGLRSQPSELTFAHLRHVLDDLITVSEDDIRAAVRELAVRAHLVAEPSGAVALAAYRAVGTPAGRTVMVLSGGNVEPALLAELLAG from the coding sequence ATGGATCTCATCTCGCTCGACGACGTCCGTGCGGCCGCCGACCGCATCCGCGGATCGGTCGTGCGCACGCCGCTGGTTCCCGCGCCGTGGGCGGACCCCGAACGCCCGCTGTGGATCAAACCGGAGAACCTCCAGGCGATCGGCGCCTTCAAGGTGCGCGGCGCGTTCAACGCGATCGCGGCGCTGGACCACCCGACGCGCGCCGGGGGAGTGGTGGCCTACTCCAGCGGCAACCACGCCCAAGCCGTCGCCCACGCCGCCGCGCACTACGGGATTCGGGCCTGGATCGTCATGCCGGAGGAGACGCCGCCGGTGAAGGTGGCGGCCACCCGCACCTGGGGCGCCGAGGTGGTGCTGTGCGGCGCGGGTGAACGGGAGCGGGTGGCCGAGCAGCTGGTGGCCGACACCGGCGCGGTGCTGATCCCGCCGTTCGACCACCCCGACGTGATCGCCGGGCAGGGCACCATCGGCCTGGAGATCGCCGAGGACCTTCCCGGGCTCGACGTGCTGCTGGTGCCGGTGAGCGGCGGCGGCCTCGCCTCCGGCATCGGGACGGCCGTCAAGGCGCTGTGCCCCCGGGCGCGCGTGATCGGCGTGGAACCGGAGCTGGCCGCCGACACCGCCGCCGGGCTCGCCGCCGGACGGCGGGTCGACTGGTCGATCACCGACCGCAACCGCACGATCGCCGACGGCCTGCGGTCCCAGCCCTCGGAGCTGACCTTCGCGCACCTGCGACACGTGCTCGACGACCTGATCACGGTGTCCGAGGACGACATTCGCGCGGCGGTGCGGGAGCTGGCGGTGCGCGCCCACCTCGTCGCCGAGCCGAGCGGCGCCGTCGCGCTGGCCGCCTACCGTGCCGTCGGCACGCCCGCGGGCAGGACGGTCATGGTGCTCTCGGGCGGCAACGTCGAACCCGCTCTGCTGGCCGAGCTGCTCGCCGGCTGA
- a CDS encoding peptide MFS transporter: MTSGHRETLVGGRTVFGHPIGLVNLFGVELWERFSFYGMLTILGYYLYYSVTDGGLGLPQSTGTGIVGAYGGLVYLSTVLGGWIADRLLGMERTVFYGGVVVMLGHIALAVLPGLTGVGVGLVLVALGSGALKANASSLLGTLYDKGDARRDGGFTLFYLGINLGAFVGPLITGLLQTRVGFHYGFGAAAIGMALGLVQYVAFRRNLGDHGRHVPNPLPNAHAVRYVAMAVVVLVIVGVALATGIVTLANLSQVTTAVIIAASVAYFAVMLTSAKVEPVEKTRVRAFIPLFIANAVFWSLFQQIFTVLAVYSDERMDWSIFGWTAPSSWIGSIEPVWIIALSPLFAALWTRLGNRAPTTPRKFSYGVMGMGAAFLLFLPMAGSTGRTVPALAVAAILAVFAISELMISPIGLAVTTQLAPEAFRAQMMALYFFSVGLGTSMSGVLAGYYDPAREAAYFGILGAVTIVVGVVVWALSGWISRHMEGVH; the protein is encoded by the coding sequence ATGACTTCGGGGCATCGAGAAACGCTCGTCGGGGGCCGGACCGTGTTCGGTCACCCCATCGGGCTGGTCAACCTGTTCGGCGTCGAACTGTGGGAACGGTTCTCGTTCTACGGGATGCTGACGATCCTCGGCTACTACCTGTACTACTCGGTGACCGATGGCGGGCTGGGACTGCCGCAGAGCACCGGCACGGGCATCGTCGGCGCCTACGGCGGTCTGGTGTACCTGTCGACGGTCCTCGGCGGGTGGATCGCCGACCGGCTGCTGGGCATGGAGCGCACCGTCTTCTACGGCGGCGTGGTCGTGATGCTCGGGCACATCGCGCTGGCGGTGCTGCCCGGCCTCACCGGAGTCGGCGTCGGCCTGGTGCTGGTGGCCCTCGGCTCGGGCGCACTCAAGGCGAACGCGTCGTCGCTGCTCGGGACGCTCTACGACAAGGGCGACGCCCGCCGCGACGGCGGCTTCACGCTCTTCTACCTCGGCATCAACCTCGGCGCCTTCGTCGGGCCGCTGATCACCGGCCTGCTGCAGACCCGGGTGGGCTTCCACTACGGGTTCGGTGCGGCGGCCATCGGCATGGCGCTCGGTCTGGTGCAGTACGTCGCGTTCCGCCGCAATCTCGGCGACCATGGCCGCCACGTGCCCAACCCGCTACCCAACGCGCACGCCGTCCGCTACGTCGCCATGGCGGTCGTGGTGCTGGTGATCGTCGGCGTCGCGCTGGCGACCGGCATCGTGACGCTGGCGAACCTCTCGCAGGTGACCACCGCCGTCATCATCGCCGCGTCGGTCGCGTACTTCGCGGTGATGCTGACCAGCGCCAAGGTCGAGCCGGTCGAGAAGACGCGGGTGCGCGCCTTCATCCCGCTGTTCATCGCGAACGCCGTGTTCTGGTCGCTGTTCCAGCAGATCTTCACGGTGCTGGCGGTGTACTCCGACGAGCGCATGGACTGGTCGATCTTCGGGTGGACGGCGCCCTCGAGCTGGATCGGCTCGATCGAACCGGTGTGGATCATCGCGCTGTCCCCGCTGTTCGCCGCGCTGTGGACGCGGCTGGGCAACCGTGCCCCCACCACGCCCCGCAAGTTCTCCTACGGCGTCATGGGCATGGGTGCGGCGTTCCTGCTGTTCCTGCCGATGGCGGGGAGCACGGGCCGCACGGTGCCCGCGCTGGCGGTCGCGGCGATCCTCGCGGTGTTCGCCATCTCGGAGCTGATGATCTCGCCGATCGGCCTGGCGGTGACCACGCAGCTCGCCCCGGAGGCATTCCGCGCCCAGATGATGGCGCTGTACTTCTTCTCGGTCGGCCTCGGCACCTCGATGTCCGGCGTGCTGGCCGGCTACTACGACCCGGCCCGCGAGGCGGCGTACTTCGGCATCCTCGGCGCGGTGACCATCGTGGTGGGCGTGGTGGTGTGGGCACTCTCGGGATGGATCAGCCGCCACATGGAGGGCGTGCACTGA
- a CDS encoding DUF7159 family protein: MTPHSVGVVLVGGQDADGATMDGNAFDVRTDAVDTPERAADAVRRTEALAAERGLRLHSIGVTWSEDADAEASVLIRSLADAGFDNVVPVRMPAATEALARGMAEVIGHDTTAVCVVEPDAVITLIVNARDGAVQTAFNHAIDSDESLAGWLSTIFTRADWQPEALVLVGSAGDFSTVAPFLEDVLSVPVYAPEEAQLALARGAALASAQTGDAPLDDEFAAFATRSHAAPRSRRARLPMAPAALLVAGVVTFVASVSVAISLEVTPTHDAPSPQPAAAADAPAAPVAARAVPSVLSPPVAVPPSPEALPPAPEAPAPAPEAPPVEIAQAPETAFVPEAPAAVEEPPVAAPEYPPAEVPATDPALVAPPVVASPPQTAPGPLVPNYAPAPTKKPGILSRIRDKLRFGDDEQYQSPYVPGQ, from the coding sequence ATGACGCCCCATTCCGTCGGCGTGGTGCTCGTCGGAGGGCAGGACGCCGACGGCGCCACGATGGACGGCAACGCCTTCGACGTGCGGACCGACGCCGTCGACACCCCGGAACGGGCCGCTGACGCGGTCCGCCGCACCGAGGCCCTCGCCGCCGAACGCGGCCTGCGGCTGCACTCCATCGGCGTCACGTGGAGCGAGGACGCCGACGCCGAGGCGTCCGTGCTCATCCGCTCGTTGGCCGACGCCGGCTTCGACAACGTCGTGCCGGTCCGGATGCCGGCGGCCACCGAGGCGCTCGCGCGGGGGATGGCCGAGGTGATCGGGCACGACACCACCGCGGTGTGCGTCGTCGAGCCCGACGCCGTGATCACGCTCATCGTCAACGCCCGCGACGGCGCGGTCCAGACCGCCTTCAACCATGCGATCGACTCCGACGAGAGCCTCGCCGGGTGGCTCAGCACCATCTTCACCCGGGCCGACTGGCAGCCCGAGGCGCTGGTGCTGGTGGGATCGGCCGGCGACTTCAGCACCGTGGCACCGTTCCTCGAGGACGTCCTGTCGGTGCCGGTGTACGCGCCCGAGGAGGCGCAGCTGGCACTCGCGCGTGGCGCGGCGCTGGCATCCGCGCAGACCGGCGACGCGCCCTTGGACGACGAGTTCGCCGCGTTCGCCACGCGCAGCCACGCCGCACCCCGCTCCCGGCGTGCGCGGCTGCCGATGGCTCCTGCCGCGCTGCTGGTCGCCGGTGTGGTCACGTTCGTCGCGTCGGTGTCGGTGGCGATCAGCCTCGAGGTGACGCCGACCCACGACGCGCCGTCGCCGCAGCCGGCGGCCGCGGCCGACGCCCCGGCCGCACCGGTCGCCGCGCGGGCCGTGCCGTCGGTGCTGTCGCCGCCCGTCGCCGTCCCGCCGTCGCCCGAGGCGCTGCCGCCTGCCCCGGAAGCGCCGGCACCGGCCCCCGAGGCACCGCCGGTCGAGATCGCCCAGGCGCCCGAGACCGCCTTCGTTCCGGAGGCCCCGGCCGCCGTCGAGGAGCCGCCGGTGGCCGCGCCCGAGTACCCACCCGCCGAGGTGCCGGCGACCGATCCCGCGCTGGTGGCCCCGCCGGTCGTCGCGTCGCCACCGCAGACCGCCCCGGGCCCGCTGGTTCCGAACTACGCCCCGGCGCCGACGAAGAAGCCGGGCATCCTGTCGCGCATCCGCGACAAGCTGCGGTTTGGTGACGACGAGCAGTACCAGTCGCCGTACGTCCCCGGTCAGTAG
- a CDS encoding Pr6Pr family membrane protein codes for MATPGWLRIGLRTAIVLAVVLAVVVVELTSRSGVTWRLVTFTYQANLLAAAYYLWTLLSPTANARNGIRGAVVLYVVVAGLVWNLFLTERSMGYTPANFLLHVVVPVLAVVDWLTIGRGDGVRWWQPLAWLAYPAVYGVVALAVLNGAGRRAPYYFLDPTSVGVPTVAVNMGLLLGGFLGLGYLLAALARGRSANA; via the coding sequence TTGGCGACACCCGGCTGGCTGCGCATCGGTCTGCGCACGGCGATCGTGCTGGCCGTCGTGCTGGCCGTGGTGGTCGTCGAGCTGACGTCGCGCTCGGGGGTCACCTGGCGGCTGGTCACGTTCACCTATCAGGCGAACCTCCTCGCCGCGGCGTACTACCTGTGGACGCTGCTGTCGCCGACGGCGAACGCGCGCAACGGAATTCGTGGTGCGGTCGTGCTGTACGTGGTGGTTGCCGGTCTGGTGTGGAACCTGTTCCTGACCGAGCGCAGCATGGGCTACACCCCGGCCAACTTCCTGCTGCACGTCGTCGTGCCGGTCCTCGCCGTCGTCGACTGGCTGACGATTGGCCGCGGCGACGGCGTCCGCTGGTGGCAACCGTTGGCGTGGCTGGCGTATCCGGCGGTCTACGGGGTCGTCGCGCTCGCGGTGCTCAACGGCGCGGGGCGGCGCGCGCCCTACTACTTCCTCGACCCGACCAGCGTCGGCGTACCGACGGTGGCGGTGAACATGGGCTTGCTGCTGGGCGGCTTCCTGGGCCTGGGATATCTGTTGGCTGCGCTGGCGCGCGGACGTTCGGCTAACGCCTGA
- a CDS encoding L,D-transpeptidase — MTLFDTMRRLLAVSGLATLVVAASIGVGSAHAAAPTGQQAVASVSPAAGDVVGVAAPVTVTFAGSVPDRAAAQRSLRFTSGGAPSGRFSWPADDVMQWTPDGFFPAHSTVALSVGGVKTNFRTGAEVLGVADIDAHTFTVSIDGVVAREMPASMGKPKFPTPIGTFSALEKQNVVVMDSRTIGIPLSDAEGYKLTVYDAVRVTWGGVYVHGAPWSTGSQGNSNVSHGCINLSADNAAWYYDQVSVGDPIIVRA; from the coding sequence ATGACCTTGTTCGACACCATGCGACGCCTGCTGGCGGTCTCGGGCCTGGCCACCCTCGTGGTGGCGGCGTCGATCGGCGTGGGCAGCGCCCACGCGGCCGCGCCCACCGGGCAGCAGGCCGTGGCGTCCGTCTCGCCGGCAGCCGGTGACGTGGTCGGCGTGGCCGCGCCGGTGACGGTCACCTTCGCCGGATCGGTGCCCGACCGTGCGGCCGCGCAGCGCAGCCTGCGCTTCACCTCGGGCGGCGCGCCGTCGGGACGCTTCAGCTGGCCCGCCGACGACGTCATGCAGTGGACGCCGGACGGCTTCTTCCCGGCGCATTCGACGGTCGCGCTGTCGGTCGGCGGGGTGAAGACGAACTTCCGCACGGGTGCCGAGGTGCTCGGGGTGGCCGACATCGACGCCCACACCTTCACCGTCAGCATCGACGGCGTCGTCGCCCGCGAGATGCCGGCATCGATGGGCAAGCCGAAGTTCCCGACGCCCATCGGCACGTTCTCCGCGCTCGAGAAGCAGAACGTCGTCGTCATGGACTCCCGGACCATCGGCATCCCGCTCAGCGACGCCGAGGGCTACAAGCTCACCGTGTACGACGCGGTCCGGGTGACCTGGGGCGGCGTCTACGTCCACGGCGCGCCGTGGTCGACCGGATCCCAGGGCAACTCGAACGTCAGCCACGGCTGCATCAATCTGAGCGCCGACAACGCCGCCTGGTACTACGACCAGGTCAGCGTCGGCGATCCGATCATCGTCCGGGCGTAG
- a CDS encoding sterol desaturase family protein, which produces MTATSAAGRPSRRGFSLGDAAREFRRHPSPWMIGGTLVAALAARIAIGDWQPTDALVPLVMLAVFPFVEWTVHVVILHWRPRRFGPLVVDPLLARKHRAHHVDPRDVPLIFIPWQALLWILPAALAVALLAPRLGLGLTFLVCLTAFGLAYEWCHYLIHSDYKPTSAAYRAVWRHHRHHHFRNEHFWFTVTTSGTADRVLGTAPDPDAVPVSPTARNLHGATPGR; this is translated from the coding sequence ATGACCGCCACCTCGGCCGCCGGCCGCCCGTCGCGACGCGGCTTCTCCCTCGGCGACGCCGCGCGCGAATTCCGCAGGCATCCGTCCCCGTGGATGATCGGCGGCACGCTTGTCGCGGCGCTCGCCGCGCGGATCGCCATCGGAGACTGGCAGCCGACGGACGCCCTGGTGCCGCTCGTCATGCTCGCGGTCTTCCCGTTCGTCGAGTGGACCGTGCACGTGGTGATCCTGCACTGGCGGCCGCGGCGGTTCGGACCGCTGGTGGTGGATCCCCTCCTGGCGCGCAAGCATCGCGCACACCACGTCGACCCGCGCGACGTACCGCTGATCTTCATCCCCTGGCAGGCCCTGCTGTGGATCCTGCCGGCCGCGCTCGCCGTCGCGCTGCTCGCCCCTCGCCTCGGGCTCGGGCTGACGTTCCTGGTGTGCCTGACGGCGTTCGGCCTGGCCTACGAGTGGTGTCACTACCTGATTCACAGCGACTACAAGCCGACGTCGGCCGCCTACCGCGCGGTGTGGCGCCACCACCGGCACCACCACTTCCGCAATGAGCACTTCTGGTTCACGGTGACGACCTCGGGAACGGCCGACCGCGTCCTCGGGACGGCTCCCGACCCCGACGCCGTCCCGGTGTCACCGACCGCGCGGAACCTGCACGGGGCTACGCCCGGACGATGA
- a CDS encoding FadR/GntR family transcriptional regulator, translating to MALHPVHRRSVPEDVFEQIVGEVLSGGMQPGEPLPSERRLAEVLGVSRPAIREALKRLTAAGLVDVRQGGVTTVRDFRHHAGLDLLPRLLVRDGVIDTAVVRSILETRLHNGPKVAELAARRRPADLPDRLDAVVADLAAAADPVARQRVALAFWDHVVDGADSIAFRLMFNTLRATYEPALDALASMMADEVGRPDAHRAVAEAIRRSDPAAAEQAARALLEPATVALLGALTALEENR from the coding sequence ATGGCGCTGCACCCCGTCCACCGCCGCTCGGTCCCCGAGGACGTCTTCGAACAGATCGTCGGTGAAGTCCTCAGCGGCGGCATGCAACCCGGTGAGCCCCTGCCGAGCGAACGCCGGCTCGCCGAGGTGCTCGGCGTCTCGCGACCCGCGATCCGCGAGGCACTCAAGCGGCTCACCGCGGCGGGCCTGGTGGACGTCCGGCAGGGCGGCGTCACCACCGTGCGCGACTTCCGTCACCACGCCGGTCTCGACCTGCTCCCCCGGCTCCTCGTCCGCGACGGCGTGATCGACACCGCCGTCGTCCGCAGCATCCTCGAGACGCGATTGCACAACGGACCCAAGGTGGCCGAACTGGCCGCGCGCCGCCGCCCGGCGGACCTGCCGGATCGTCTCGACGCCGTCGTCGCGGACCTCGCCGCGGCCGCGGACCCCGTCGCGCGGCAGCGGGTGGCACTCGCCTTCTGGGATCACGTCGTGGACGGCGCCGACTCGATCGCCTTCCGCCTCATGTTCAACACGTTGCGCGCGACCTACGAACCGGCCCTCGACGCGTTGGCGTCGATGATGGCCGACGAGGTGGGGCGTCCCGATGCCCACCGAGCCGTCGCGGAGGCCATCCGCCGCAGCGACCCCGCCGCCGCCGAACAGGCCGCGCGCGCCCTGCTCGAGCCCGCGACCGTGGCACTGCTCGGCGCGCTCACCGCCCTGGAGGAGAACCGATGA
- a CDS encoding cytochrome P450 gives MPEPHLPPGFDFTDPDIYAERLPVEELAEMRKVAPIWWNAQPDGAGGFDDGGFWVVTKHRDVKEVSRRSDVFSSLAKTALPRYKDGTVQAQIDTGKFVLLNMDAPHHTHLRKIVSRAFTPRAVEQLRADLAERAREIVAAAAASGSGDFVEQVSCELPLQAIAGLMGVPQEDRMKLFHWSNQMVGDMDPEFATNDAISASVELITYGMQMAAERSATPGDDLVTKLVQADVEGHKLSDDEFGFFVILLAVAGNETTRNSITQGMMAFTEFPDQWELFKRERPGTAADEIVRWATPVTSFQRTALEDTELGGVRIAKGQRVVMFYRSANFDEEVFTDPYRFDVLRDPNPHVGFGGTGAHYCIGANLARMTIDLMFNAIADAMPDLRSLAAPERLRSGWLNGIKHWQVDYTGRAGMPVA, from the coding sequence ATGCCCGAGCCGCATCTGCCCCCCGGTTTCGACTTCACCGATCCGGACATCTACGCCGAGCGGTTGCCGGTGGAGGAACTCGCCGAGATGCGCAAGGTGGCGCCGATCTGGTGGAACGCCCAACCCGACGGTGCGGGCGGGTTCGACGACGGCGGGTTCTGGGTCGTCACCAAGCACCGCGACGTCAAGGAGGTGTCCCGGCGCAGCGACGTCTTCTCCAGCCTGGCGAAGACGGCACTTCCGCGGTACAAGGACGGCACCGTCCAGGCGCAGATCGACACCGGGAAGTTCGTGCTGCTCAACATGGACGCCCCGCATCACACACACCTGCGCAAGATCGTCTCCCGAGCGTTCACGCCGCGCGCGGTCGAGCAGTTGCGGGCCGACCTCGCCGAGCGCGCCCGTGAGATCGTCGCGGCCGCCGCGGCGTCCGGGTCCGGTGACTTCGTCGAACAGGTCTCCTGCGAACTGCCGCTTCAGGCCATCGCCGGGCTCATGGGCGTGCCGCAGGAGGACCGGATGAAGCTGTTCCACTGGTCGAACCAGATGGTCGGCGACATGGACCCCGAGTTTGCGACCAACGACGCGATCAGCGCGTCGGTCGAACTGATCACCTACGGCATGCAGATGGCCGCCGAGCGGTCGGCCACGCCGGGCGACGACCTGGTCACCAAGCTGGTGCAGGCCGACGTCGAGGGGCACAAACTCTCCGACGACGAATTCGGCTTCTTCGTGATCCTGCTGGCGGTGGCCGGCAACGAGACGACCCGCAACTCGATCACCCAGGGGATGATGGCGTTCACCGAGTTCCCCGACCAGTGGGAGCTGTTCAAGCGCGAACGTCCCGGGACCGCTGCCGACGAGATCGTCCGGTGGGCGACGCCCGTGACGTCGTTCCAGCGCACCGCGCTCGAGGACACCGAACTCGGCGGCGTACGGATCGCCAAGGGCCAGCGGGTGGTGATGTTCTACCGGTCGGCTAACTTCGACGAGGAGGTCTTCACCGACCCCTACCGTTTCGACGTCCTGCGCGACCCGAACCCGCACGTCGGCTTCGGCGGCACCGGTGCGCACTACTGCATCGGGGCCAACCTGGCCCGGATGACGATCGACCTGATGTTCAACGCGATCGCCGACGCCATGCCGGACCTGCGGTCCCTGGCTGCGCCGGAACGGTTGCGGTCGGGCTGGCTGAACGGCATCAAGCACTGGCAGGTCGACTACACCGGCCGGGCTGGCATGCCGGTGGCCTGA